In Aquimarina spinulae, a single window of DNA contains:
- a CDS encoding ABC-F family ATP-binding cassette domain-containing protein: MLSVSNLSVQFGKRILFDEVNTSFTQGNCYGIIGANGAGKSTFLKILSGVMEPTSGHVHLEPGKRMSVLEQNHYAYDEYTVLEAVIMGNKPLYKIKKEIDALYADYTDENAEKIGELQVQFEEMNGWNADSDAAAMLSNLGIKEELHYTQMSDLDTKQRVRVLIAQCLFGNPDVLIMDEPTNDLDYETISWLESFLANFDNTVIVVSHDRHFLDAVCTHISDIDFSKINHYSGNYTFWYESSQLAARQRAQQNKKAEEKKKELQEFIARFSANVAKSKQATSRKKMIEKLNIEDIKPSSRRYPAIIFERDREAGDQILNVEGLAASQDGDTLFKDIDINLTKGDKVVIFSKDSRATTAFYQALNDKQKVDSGKFNWGITTTQSYLPADNSEYFQNDLTLVDWLRQWATTEEEREEVFIRGFLGKMIFSGEEALKKSNVLSGGEKVRCMLSKMMMTRANVLMLDEPTNHLDLESITAFNNSLKKFKGTVLFTTHDHEFAQTVGNRVIELTPNGVIDRYATFDEYMSDPKIKELREKMYGVNV, translated from the coding sequence ATGCTATCAGTTTCTAATCTTTCTGTTCAATTTGGTAAACGAATACTTTTTGATGAAGTAAATACTTCTTTTACACAAGGTAATTGCTATGGTATTATTGGTGCCAATGGCGCTGGGAAATCTACGTTTCTTAAAATTCTTTCTGGTGTGATGGAGCCTACATCGGGGCATGTACATCTAGAGCCAGGTAAACGAATGTCTGTTTTAGAACAGAACCATTACGCATATGATGAGTATACGGTATTAGAAGCAGTAATTATGGGGAATAAACCTCTCTATAAAATAAAGAAAGAAATAGATGCTCTTTATGCAGATTATACAGATGAAAATGCAGAGAAGATAGGGGAGTTGCAGGTACAGTTTGAAGAAATGAATGGCTGGAATGCCGATAGTGATGCAGCAGCAATGCTTTCTAACTTAGGTATCAAAGAAGAATTGCATTATACACAAATGTCTGATCTTGATACGAAACAACGAGTACGAGTATTGATAGCTCAATGTTTGTTTGGTAATCCAGATGTTTTAATAATGGATGAGCCAACAAATGACTTAGATTATGAAACTATTTCATGGTTAGAAAGCTTTTTGGCAAACTTTGATAATACAGTTATTGTAGTATCTCACGACCGTCACTTTTTGGATGCCGTATGTACACATATTTCAGATATTGATTTTAGTAAGATTAATCATTACAGCGGTAATTATACATTTTGGTATGAATCTTCTCAATTAGCTGCAAGACAAAGAGCCCAACAAAATAAAAAAGCAGAAGAGAAGAAAAAGGAATTACAAGAATTTATTGCGAGGTTTAGTGCTAACGTAGCAAAATCTAAACAAGCTACTTCCCGTAAAAAAATGATAGAAAAACTTAATATCGAAGATATTAAGCCATCAAGTCGTCGTTATCCTGCTATAATATTTGAAAGAGATAGAGAAGCAGGTGATCAAATCCTTAATGTAGAAGGATTAGCCGCAAGCCAGGATGGGGATACATTATTTAAAGATATTGATATTAATTTAACCAAAGGAGATAAAGTTGTTATCTTCTCTAAAGACTCAAGAGCTACAACCGCATTTTATCAGGCACTAAATGATAAACAAAAAGTAGACTCTGGTAAATTTAACTGGGGGATTACTACTACGCAATCATATTTGCCAGCAGATAATAGTGAATACTTTCAGAATGACCTTACACTAGTCGATTGGTTACGCCAATGGGCAACTACAGAAGAAGAAAGAGAAGAAGTATTTATTAGAGGGTTCTTAGGAAAAATGATTTTTAGTGGCGAGGAAGCATTAAAAAAATCAAATGTATTATCTGGAGGTGAAAAAGTTCGTTGTATGTTATCTAAAATGATGATGACAAGAGCAAATGTATTGATGCTGGATGAGCCTACAAATCACCTTGATTTAGAATCAATTACTGCATTCAATAATTCATTGAAAAAATTTAAAGGTACAGTCTTATTTACTACTCATGATCATGAGTTTGCTCAAACTGTGGGTAACAGGGTAATCGAACTAACACCAAACGGAGTTATAGATCGTTATGCTACATTTGATGAGTATATGAGTGACCCAAAAATTAAAGAACTACGAGAAAAAATGTATGGTGTAAATGTTTAA
- a CDS encoding TlpA family protein disulfide reductase, which yields MQFSVLRYFIQVSFLSCFVCSCGSSEKDKKEYTYFGGEIVNPNTNYVILSKGYDYRDTIQLDKNNRFLHKIENLEDGLYSFKHNPEYQVVLLEKGDSVLIRLNTLEFDESLVFTGKGSGKNNFLIDLFLQNEIEREHLKRTGFMQSASYFKKKQDSLLNIKSDTFEKLINKNELSNLAKKLTQASFIFEYYMRHEFYFTSRYKMGGPDATKELSASFFNYRNQIDFNDDELKRLYSYNWFLNCYFTNASISNNDNRLQHDNNLESFIYKLDLINNVVEHSYIKNNLLRRSTIRFLLDDSKNNKESNIALKHYLSVSTNNRSQKELKKLARHISKLRPNKVIPDQDLITSKGETVKLSSLFNKPVTALYFWSIESKDHYVKAHEKATYLSSLYPGIDFIAVNIDPDQTKNWLKTIKRHHYNLDNEYEFKHPKCSSEELVIHYRNKVILVDQDGKIINPSTDLFASVFEKQLMQYTQLASLEN from the coding sequence ATGCAATTTTCAGTACTAAGATATTTTATTCAAGTTTCTTTTTTATCATGCTTTGTATGTAGTTGTGGTTCTTCTGAAAAAGACAAAAAAGAGTATACTTATTTTGGTGGTGAAATCGTAAATCCTAATACAAACTATGTTATTTTATCTAAAGGTTACGATTATAGAGATACAATACAATTAGATAAAAATAATAGATTCCTACACAAAATAGAGAATTTAGAAGATGGATTGTATTCTTTTAAACATAATCCAGAATATCAGGTGGTACTCCTTGAGAAAGGAGATAGTGTATTAATTCGCTTAAACACTTTAGAGTTTGACGAATCTCTAGTTTTTACTGGTAAGGGTTCAGGAAAAAATAATTTTTTAATCGATTTGTTTTTACAAAACGAAATTGAGAGGGAACATTTAAAAAGAACAGGCTTCATGCAGTCTGCTTCGTATTTCAAAAAAAAGCAAGATTCTTTACTAAACATAAAATCGGATACTTTTGAAAAGTTAATCAACAAAAATGAGTTGAGTAATTTAGCAAAAAAACTTACTCAAGCTAGTTTCATATTTGAATACTACATGAGACATGAGTTCTATTTTACCAGTCGTTATAAAATGGGAGGTCCTGATGCAACTAAAGAATTATCTGCCTCTTTTTTTAATTATAGAAACCAGATTGATTTTAATGATGATGAATTAAAAAGACTATATTCTTATAATTGGTTTTTAAATTGCTACTTCACTAATGCTTCTATTTCTAATAATGATAATCGATTACAACACGACAATAATTTAGAGAGCTTTATTTACAAACTGGATTTAATTAACAATGTTGTAGAGCATTCATATATTAAAAATAACTTATTAAGGAGGTCTACAATTCGTTTTTTACTCGATGACAGTAAAAATAATAAAGAATCAAACATAGCTTTAAAACATTACCTTTCTGTAAGTACTAATAATCGATCACAAAAAGAATTAAAAAAACTTGCCAGACATATTTCAAAATTAAGACCCAATAAAGTTATTCCTGATCAGGACTTAATTACTTCAAAAGGGGAAACCGTGAAATTGTCGTCACTTTTTAACAAACCAGTTACTGCCTTGTATTTCTGGTCGATAGAAAGTAAAGATCATTATGTAAAGGCCCATGAAAAAGCAACCTATCTTAGCTCTTTATACCCTGGTATTGATTTTATCGCTGTAAACATTGATCCTGATCAAACAAAAAACTGGCTAAAAACTATAAAAAGACATCATTATAATTTGGATAATGAATACGAGTTTAAACATCCAAAATGTTCTTCAGAAGAATTGGTAATTCACTATCGAAATAAAGTTATTCTTGTAGACCAAGATGGTAAGATAATAAATCCGAGTACAGATTTGTTCGCATCTGTTTTTGAGAAACAGCTTATGCAATACACACAATTAGCAAGTTTAGAAAATTAA
- the fsa gene encoding fructose-6-phosphate aldolase gives MKFFIDTANLDQIKEAQDLGVLDGVTTNPSLMAKEGITGKENIINHYKKICEIVTGDVSAEVISTDFDGIIKEGEELAKLHDQIIVKVPMIKDGVKAIKYFSDKGIKTNCTLVFSAGQALLAAKAGATYVSPFIGRLDDISTDGLNLIAEIRLIYDNYGFDTQILAASVRHTMHVIDCAKIGADVMTGPLSSIEGLLKHPLTDIGLAKFLADYKKGN, from the coding sequence ATGAAATTTTTTATTGATACTGCAAATCTTGATCAGATTAAGGAAGCACAAGATTTAGGAGTTCTTGATGGAGTAACTACAAATCCGTCTTTGATGGCTAAAGAAGGTATCACTGGTAAAGAAAATATTATTAATCACTATAAAAAGATATGTGAAATCGTAACCGGAGATGTAAGTGCAGAAGTAATTTCTACAGATTTTGATGGTATTATTAAAGAAGGGGAAGAGCTAGCTAAACTTCATGATCAAATTATTGTAAAAGTACCAATGATCAAAGATGGGGTAAAAGCAATCAAATACTTTAGTGATAAAGGAATTAAAACCAATTGTACTTTGGTATTTTCTGCTGGGCAGGCCTTACTTGCTGCTAAAGCTGGAGCTACCTACGTCTCTCCGTTTATTGGTAGATTAGATGATATTTCTACAGATGGACTTAATCTTATTGCAGAGATAAGATTGATTTATGATAATTACGGATTTGATACACAAATTTTGGCAGCTTCAGTAAGACATACAATGCATGTAATTGATTGTGCTAAGATCGGTGCAGATGTAATGACAGGGCCTCTTTCTTCTATAGAAGGATTATTGAAACATCCATTAACAGATATTGGTCTTGCTAAGTTTCTTGCTGATTATAAAAAAGGAAACTAG
- a CDS encoding SDR family oxidoreductase produces MSTNQKDTVVLITGGSSGIGKSIGIFLAQKGYIVYGTSRNPSRFPDFEFFTLLELDVADTKSINSAITTIEQKHGRLDVLINNAGAGITGPIEEIPNEEIVRNFTTNYFGPINVTKAVLPVMRKQGSGLIINITSIAGYMGLPYRGIYSASKAALEMTTEAWRMELKDFNIRMTNVAPGDFATNIAAGRYHAPVIKNSPYEKPYGDTLKLMDSHVDSGNDPLEMAETVFKIIKTKKPKVHYKVGAFMQKFSIVLKRTLPDRMYEKMLMNHYKL; encoded by the coding sequence ATGAGCACAAATCAAAAAGATACTGTAGTTTTAATTACAGGAGGGTCTTCTGGGATAGGGAAATCAATAGGAATATTTTTGGCACAAAAAGGATATATTGTTTATGGTACAAGCCGTAATCCATCTCGATTTCCTGATTTTGAGTTTTTTACACTTTTAGAATTAGATGTAGCAGATACGAAGAGTATCAATTCTGCTATCACAACAATAGAACAAAAGCATGGAAGATTAGATGTATTAATTAATAATGCCGGAGCAGGCATTACCGGGCCAATAGAAGAAATTCCTAATGAAGAAATAGTAAGAAATTTCACTACAAATTATTTTGGCCCAATCAATGTTACCAAAGCGGTTTTGCCAGTAATGCGAAAACAGGGAAGTGGATTAATTATTAACATCACTTCTATCGCGGGATATATGGGATTACCGTATAGAGGGATTTATAGTGCTTCTAAAGCTGCATTAGAGATGACTACCGAGGCCTGGCGAATGGAATTGAAAGATTTCAACATTAGAATGACTAATGTAGCTCCCGGGGATTTTGCAACCAATATTGCTGCAGGGCGCTATCATGCTCCAGTTATTAAAAATTCTCCATATGAAAAACCATATGGAGATACATTAAAACTAATGGATAGCCATGTAGATTCGGGTAATGATCCTTTAGAAATGGCCGAAACAGTTTTTAAGATTATAAAAACTAAAAAACCAAAAGTACATTATAAAGTAGGAGCGTTTATGCAAAAGTTTTCTATTGTGCTAAAACGAACATTACCAGATAGAATGTATGAGAAAATGCTGATGAATCATTATAAATTATAA
- a CDS encoding glutaminyl-peptide cyclotransferase has product MKIHNSFVIIILSILSFSCGSNQDKRKKYFSIKIEDNKTKFKLGETIKANIINAQNIKIDSVTFLLDNKKVASKKDFSYEEKIDDEKLGNHILTAQVFYDGNIDTITKKIAFLNNISPKLYSYKIIAEYPHDKGAFTQGLEFFGDTLYESTGKKGISSLRKLNYKTGEILVKKDIPKEYFAEGITIMNGKIFQLTWTSKEGFIYDLTTLEKTGSFAYNQSKEGWGLCNNGNHIYKSDGTEKIWILDPNTLAEKDYIEVTTNKGVKSRFNELEWVDGKIYANTWQKDGIAIINPDSGALEAVINLSGLRKKVTQHEKLDVLNGIAYNANTKRLFVTGKNWDKLFEIEVIKKP; this is encoded by the coding sequence ATGAAGATCCATAACTCCTTCGTCATCATTATTTTAAGCATACTTAGTTTTTCTTGTGGAAGTAATCAGGATAAGCGAAAAAAATATTTTTCTATCAAAATTGAAGATAATAAAACTAAATTTAAGCTGGGTGAAACGATAAAAGCAAACATTATTAATGCTCAAAATATAAAAATCGATTCTGTCACTTTTCTTTTAGATAATAAAAAAGTAGCTTCTAAAAAAGATTTCAGTTATGAAGAAAAGATTGATGACGAAAAACTAGGAAATCATATCTTAACGGCTCAAGTTTTTTATGATGGAAATATAGACACCATAACCAAAAAGATTGCTTTTCTTAATAATATATCTCCAAAATTATATTCCTACAAAATTATTGCAGAATATCCTCATGATAAAGGAGCCTTTACCCAGGGGTTAGAATTTTTTGGGGATACGCTATATGAAAGTACTGGTAAAAAAGGAATATCCTCTTTAAGGAAACTTAACTATAAAACCGGAGAAATTCTTGTAAAAAAGGATATACCAAAGGAATATTTTGCAGAAGGAATTACTATTATGAATGGTAAAATATTTCAACTAACCTGGACATCTAAAGAAGGATTTATCTACGACCTTACTACCTTAGAGAAAACCGGAAGTTTTGCATATAACCAAAGTAAAGAAGGTTGGGGATTATGTAATAATGGAAATCATATCTATAAAAGCGATGGTACAGAAAAAATCTGGATACTCGACCCTAATACTCTTGCAGAAAAGGATTATATAGAAGTTACTACAAACAAAGGTGTTAAATCCAGATTTAATGAATTAGAATGGGTTGACGGAAAAATTTATGCCAATACCTGGCAAAAGGATGGGATTGCCATAATTAATCCTGATAGTGGTGCTTTAGAAGCGGTTATTAATCTTAGTGGTCTTCGTAAAAAAGTAACTCAACATGAAAAACTAGATGTTTTAAATGGTATCGCGTATAATGCAAATACCAAACGGTTATTTGTCACTGGTAAAAACTGGGATAAACTTTTTGAAATTGAAGTTATAAAAAAACCATAG
- a CDS encoding DEAD/DEAH box helicase, giving the protein MNKFEALGLGEAIIKAVNDMGFETPSEVQEKAIPILLKEDTDIVALAQTGTGKTAAFGFPLIEKIDSSSRITQGLILSPTRELCLQITNELKNYSKYIPGLHTVAIYGGASITDQAKQIKRGAQIVVATPGRMQDMINRKMVDITNISYCVLDEADEMLNMGFYEDINTILSHTPKDKNTWLFSATMPKEVSTIAKRFMQTPIEITVGHKNTGSKNVSHEYYVVNSRDRYAALKRLADANPDIFSVIFCRTKRDTQKVAENLIGDGYNAAALHGDLSQNQRDLVMKSFRNRQIQMLVATDVAARGIDVDDVTHVINYQLPDEIETYTHRSGRTGRAGKSGVSMVIVSKSEVRKIKSVERIIKKSFEKKEIPSGEEICQVQLFHLASDIGKAEINHEIDSYLPSINEVLEEFSKEELIKKFFSVEFSRFHNYYKKSRDLNAVNERDNDSSRGNSTRYFINVGEKDGFDWMTLKDFLKEVLELGSDSLSRVDVKESFSFFNTNTEHQERVLQVFEDFRMEGRKVNVEISKDSGRRGGRRRRDNDGGGFKGKRRSDGFKPKGKKRFDSKEDRGSGGNRKRDRRKRSDRR; this is encoded by the coding sequence ATGAATAAATTTGAAGCGTTAGGTCTTGGTGAAGCCATTATTAAGGCGGTGAATGATATGGGTTTCGAAACCCCAAGTGAAGTACAGGAAAAGGCAATCCCTATTTTATTAAAGGAAGATACAGATATTGTTGCTTTAGCACAAACGGGTACAGGGAAAACAGCTGCTTTCGGTTTTCCTTTAATCGAAAAAATTGATAGCAGTAGCAGGATTACACAAGGATTAATCCTCTCTCCTACTCGCGAACTTTGTTTACAAATTACTAACGAACTTAAAAACTACTCTAAATATATTCCTGGATTGCACACTGTAGCAATTTATGGTGGAGCAAGTATAACAGATCAGGCAAAACAAATAAAACGTGGTGCCCAAATTGTAGTAGCAACTCCTGGAAGAATGCAGGATATGATCAACCGTAAAATGGTAGACATTACTAATATTAGTTATTGCGTATTAGATGAAGCTGATGAGATGCTAAATATGGGGTTTTATGAAGACATCAACACCATTTTGTCTCATACTCCAAAAGATAAAAACACTTGGCTATTCTCTGCCACAATGCCAAAAGAAGTTTCTACCATCGCAAAACGATTTATGCAAACTCCTATAGAAATTACTGTAGGGCATAAAAACACTGGCTCTAAAAACGTTTCTCATGAATATTATGTAGTAAATTCTCGTGATCGGTATGCTGCTTTGAAACGACTAGCAGATGCTAATCCTGATATCTTTTCTGTAATTTTTTGCCGTACCAAACGAGATACTCAAAAAGTAGCAGAAAACCTGATTGGTGATGGATATAATGCTGCAGCATTACACGGTGATTTAAGTCAAAATCAACGTGATTTGGTAATGAAAAGCTTTAGAAATCGCCAAATACAAATGTTAGTTGCTACAGATGTTGCTGCACGTGGTATCGATGTCGATGATGTTACTCATGTAATTAATTATCAACTTCCCGATGAGATAGAAACGTATACACATAGAAGTGGAAGAACGGGACGTGCTGGAAAAAGTGGTGTTTCTATGGTTATCGTGTCCAAAAGCGAAGTCAGAAAAATTAAATCTGTAGAACGAATTATTAAGAAGAGCTTTGAGAAAAAAGAAATTCCTAGCGGTGAAGAAATATGTCAGGTTCAATTATTTCATTTAGCCAGTGACATTGGAAAAGCTGAAATAAATCACGAAATCGATAGTTACTTACCATCTATTAATGAGGTATTAGAAGAATTTTCAAAAGAAGAATTAATCAAAAAATTCTTTTCGGTAGAATTTTCTCGCTTCCATAATTACTATAAAAAGTCAAGGGATCTAAATGCTGTAAATGAAAGAGATAATGATTCTAGTAGAGGCAATAGCACACGTTACTTTATTAATGTAGGAGAAAAAGATGGATTTGACTGGATGACTTTAAAGGATTTCCTGAAAGAAGTGTTAGAACTAGGAAGCGATTCTTTAAGCCGAGTAGATGTCAAGGAAAGTTTTTCTTTTTTCAATACCAATACTGAACATCAAGAACGAGTTCTTCAGGTTTTTGAAGATTTCAGAATGGAAGGAAGAAAAGTTAATGTAGAAATCTCTAAAGATTCTGGCCGTAGAGGAGGAAGACGTCGTCGTGATAATGATGGTGGTGGTTTTAAAGGAAAACGTAGAAGCGACGGATTTAAACCTAAGGGTAAAAAACGTTTTGATTCAAAAGAAGATAGAGGTAGCGGAGGTAATCGAAAAAGAGATCGTAGAAAACGTAGTGATCGTAGATAA
- a CDS encoding carboxypeptidase-like regulatory domain-containing protein, which translates to MKRVLFYIALLAGITTYAQENDSSTVSGKVLNAANDQILENVHIVNLSQVIGTITNEKGDFNIPAKVNDTLYFSYIGYKPLQVRVTNDWVKFGEVKIKMTELGIALEEVVVADVQLTGYLEIDAKRIPVYNNYRYSISGLNSGYEGGNKQPGAVNKVLGAIFNPADFLYNIFSKRSKELRKLRKMKKDDEIRNLLETKFDRATLMALLQVGRLDIDEILRNCNYSVDFIKFANDLQILDAISECYEEYKILDRK; encoded by the coding sequence ATGAAGAGAGTATTATTTTACATAGCCCTATTAGCAGGTATAACTACTTATGCTCAGGAGAATGATTCAAGTACTGTATCAGGAAAAGTATTAAATGCTGCTAATGATCAGATACTAGAAAATGTTCATATCGTTAATCTTAGTCAAGTCATAGGAACAATTACTAATGAAAAGGGAGATTTTAATATTCCTGCAAAAGTAAATGACACTCTATATTTCTCTTATATTGGGTATAAACCATTACAGGTTAGAGTAACTAACGATTGGGTTAAGTTTGGAGAAGTTAAGATTAAGATGACCGAGCTGGGAATTGCACTAGAAGAAGTAGTCGTTGCCGATGTACAACTTACAGGTTACCTAGAGATTGACGCTAAAAGAATTCCTGTTTATAATAATTACAGATATAGTATTTCTGGACTAAACTCTGGTTATGAAGGTGGTAATAAACAACCTGGTGCCGTAAACAAGGTGTTAGGTGCTATCTTTAATCCTGCCGATTTTTTATATAATATATTTAGCAAACGCTCAAAAGAGTTAAGGAAATTACGTAAAATGAAAAAAGACGATGAGATTAGAAACCTTTTGGAAACCAAATTTGATCGTGCTACCTTAATGGCTCTTCTACAAGTGGGACGGCTGGATATAGATGAGATTTTACGTAATTGCAACTATTCTGTTGATTTTATAAAATTTGCAAATGATCTTCAAATCCTCGATGCAATAAGTGAATGTTATGAGGAATACAAAATACTAGACAGAAAGTAA
- a CDS encoding VOC family protein codes for MVTWFEIPVIDMKRAKAFYEKVFDIEISLHDMEGVQMGWFPNQNQAGIATGTLIYAGEHYKPSEDGVLVYFSCDNVANEMSRVADAGGKVVLDKKQISEEHGYMAYFVDSEGNRIALHSLR; via the coding sequence ATGGTTACTTGGTTTGAAATTCCGGTTATAGATATGAAGAGAGCTAAAGCTTTTTATGAAAAAGTTTTTGATATAGAAATTAGCCTTCATGATATGGAAGGTGTACAAATGGGGTGGTTTCCTAATCAAAATCAGGCAGGAATTGCTACAGGAACATTAATCTATGCTGGAGAACATTATAAACCTAGTGAAGATGGAGTTTTGGTGTATTTTTCTTGTGATAACGTTGCTAATGAAATGAGTAGGGTAGCAGATGCAGGAGGAAAAGTAGTTTTAGACAAAAAACAAATTTCTGAAGAACATGGGTATATGGCGTATTTTGTAGACTCAGAAGGAAACCGAATTGCGCTGCATTCATTACGTTGA
- a CDS encoding TrmH family RNA methyltransferase: MIDIKLLEYLESFLTPRRQGLNKKVLEQRTNHFTVAVEDVYQLHNTSAVIRSCDVFGVQNVHVIEEVNAKRIDREIAMGAQKWVDINRYSTTKECLATLQKKGYQIVATTPHDDSKVLQDFDIDKPAAFFFGREQQGLSDQVLEAADAKLHIPMVGFTESLNISVSAAIILQHVTSKLKETNSNWQLSEEEKLEKRMEWAKKVIKSHEQIIARYHENE, translated from the coding sequence ATGATAGATATAAAACTTCTCGAATACTTAGAATCATTTCTTACTCCAAGACGACAAGGTTTAAATAAAAAAGTTTTGGAACAACGTACAAATCATTTTACGGTAGCAGTCGAAGATGTGTATCAATTGCATAACACAAGTGCGGTGATACGCAGTTGTGATGTATTTGGAGTTCAGAATGTACATGTAATTGAAGAGGTAAACGCAAAACGTATAGACCGTGAAATTGCAATGGGTGCTCAGAAATGGGTAGATATTAATCGATATTCTACTACCAAAGAATGTCTGGCTACACTACAAAAAAAAGGATATCAAATCGTTGCAACTACCCCGCATGATGATTCTAAAGTTTTACAGGATTTTGATATTGATAAACCAGCTGCATTTTTCTTTGGAAGAGAACAGCAAGGGTTAAGTGACCAGGTTCTGGAAGCGGCAGATGCCAAGTTACATATCCCAATGGTTGGATTTACAGAAAGCCTTAATATTTCGGTTTCGGCTGCAATAATACTACAACATGTTACATCTAAACTTAAAGAAACAAATAGCAATTGGCAATTATCTGAAGAGGAAAAGTTAGAAAAACGAATGGAATGGGCAAAGAAAGTGATTAAAAGCCATGAACAAATTATTGCACGATATCATGAGAATGAGTAA
- a CDS encoding mechanosensitive ion channel family protein, whose translation MEKAQEWFNYGIELAKEFGPKLITAILIYIIGSWVIKKLINSVRQMMSKSKYDESLQKFLLNLLTWSLKVFLIILVISRLGVDVTTFAAVIAAAGLAVGLALQGSLSNFAGGVLIMIFRPYKIGDVIEAQGVLGVVKEIEIFTTKLTTPQNKLAIVPNGAMANGNIINYTAEGMMRVDITIGIGYDENIKNAKEVLLGVLTSNPKIMKDPAPSVNVSQLGESSVDLAVRPYCTPEDYWDVYFTTLENCKLALDDAGIEIPYPHSVEIHKES comes from the coding sequence ATGGAAAAAGCTCAAGAATGGTTCAATTACGGTATTGAACTGGCAAAAGAATTTGGCCCTAAACTCATTACAGCCATCCTTATTTATATTATAGGATCATGGGTTATTAAGAAATTAATTAACAGTGTTAGGCAGATGATGTCTAAAAGTAAGTATGATGAATCTTTACAAAAGTTTTTATTAAACTTATTGACCTGGTCCCTAAAAGTATTCCTCATCATTCTCGTAATTTCAAGATTAGGTGTCGATGTCACTACTTTTGCTGCTGTAATTGCTGCAGCTGGTTTGGCAGTTGGTTTGGCACTACAAGGGTCTTTATCTAATTTTGCAGGAGGAGTGCTTATTATGATTTTTAGACCATACAAAATAGGAGACGTTATAGAAGCACAAGGCGTATTGGGTGTAGTTAAGGAAATTGAAATTTTTACAACAAAATTGACTACTCCTCAAAATAAGTTAGCTATCGTCCCTAATGGAGCAATGGCAAATGGTAATATCATTAACTATACGGCAGAAGGAATGATGAGAGTAGATATCACAATAGGTATAGGTTATGATGAAAATATAAAAAATGCCAAAGAAGTATTACTAGGAGTTTTAACATCAAACCCTAAGATAATGAAAGATCCTGCACCTTCTGTAAACGTTAGCCAATTAGGAGAAAGTTCTGTCGATTTGGCTGTTCGTCCCTACTGTACTCCAGAAGATTATTGGGATGTGTATTTTACTACATTAGAAAACTGTAAACTAGCTCTTGATGATGCAGGTATTGAAATTCCTTATCCACACTCAGTAGAAATTCATAAAGAAAGTTAA